In Zingiber officinale cultivar Zhangliang chromosome 1A, Zo_v1.1, whole genome shotgun sequence, a genomic segment contains:
- the LOC122007405 gene encoding endonuclease 2-like: MGFYFNSHTLASFFLLLAFPAFTYGWGIVGHQIICQITQDRLSESAAAAVKELLPAYAKNDLSTLCSWADTIKFRYHWSSELHYIDTPDDLCTYNYNRDCKDEDGVKGRCVSGAITNYTNQLLTYGSSVDESQYNLTEALLFLSHLMGDIHQPLHVGFTSDRGGNTIPVRWFRRKSELHKVWDKDIIETTEDRFYDDVVEEFVDALKQNITGEWSDQVVKWEKCSNNKVACPDVYASESIQTACNWAYKDVENNTVLEDDYFLSRLPIVNLRLAEGGVRLAGTLNRIFK, from the exons ATGGGCTTCTACTTCAATTCTCACACGCTGGCCTCTTTCTTCCTGCTCTTAGCATTTCCAGCCTTCACTTATGGATGGGGAATTGTCGGCCACCAGATTATTTGCCAGATTACCCAGGATCGTTTAAGTGAGTCAGCAGCTGCAGCGGTTAAGGAACTACTCCCTGCCTACGCAAAGAACGACCTAAGCACCCTTTGCTCATGGGCAGATACAATCAAGTTTCGATACCATTGGTCGTCGGAACTTCACTACATTGATACCCCTGATGATCTTTGCACTTATAATTACAACA GGGATTGCAAAGATGAAGATGGTGTGAAAGGGAGGTGTGTCTCAGGTGCCATCACTAATTATACTAATCAGCTTCTCACCTATGGAAGCTCTGTCGATGAATCACAAT ATAATCTCACTGAAGCACTTCTATTCCTTTCTCACTTAATGGGTGACATCCATCAG CCTCTTCATGTAGGATTTACTTCTGATAGAGGAGGAAATACGATCCCAGTGCGTTGGTTTAGAAGGAAATCAGAGCTCCATAAA GTCTGGGATAAAGACATTATTGAGACAACAGAAGATCGATTTTACGACGATGTTGTGGAGGAATTTGTCGACGCACTCAAACAAAACATCACT GGAGAGTGGTCTGATCAAGTTGTGAAATGGGAGAAATGCAGCAATAACAAGGTCGCTTGTCCTGATGT ATATGCATCTGAAAGCATACAAACTGCATGCAACTGGGCATACAAGGATGTCGAAAACAACACGGTGTTGGAAG ACGATTATTTCTTAAGCAGATTGCCTATTGTTAATCTAAGGCTTGCAGAGGGTGGAGTCAGGTTAGCAGGAACGCTGAATCGCATATTTAAGTGA